From Chryseobacterium joostei, the proteins below share one genomic window:
- a CDS encoding M56 family metallopeptidase — translation MEAILLYFGKLILCSGVMFLYYRLSLKDKTFHHYNRFYLLAAILISLLLPLIKVEDFTIEVNSDMYMLLDKIQNFKTEKKLDNGNLYFSIIFSALGLVSLYLLGKLLYGILKIQQFKAQFQKESFDGINFYRTNLTEAPFSYFKNLFWKNTITLDSEIGEQILKHEMVHIEQKHSFDKILIEVTTAIFWFNPFFHIIKREISLIHEYLADKKAVKNSDTKAFAQMLLASHFSGTQLAVASPFLSSNLKKRLKMLQKPKTKFGYAHRILALPVLFTIAFAYLVNAKNREIEETNLSIKKAVSEIKIDTVKEKTEQKEITEPTTKSPGDNERLAELERKLSEKENELSNLSPDSEAFDKKVEEIGTLASEIGGIAASIEVDEYFNSAEWKNQMKELENLNPLDKKELRKIKREAAKAGREAAKAAKEASKIGIEAGRIGREAAEQARIEGEKARKEGELARIAGEQARINGEAARKAGEEARKIGAKARIEAQKIAAEAVGRDFKEINFTKAGTSPNVMVLQADFIKKDGNGNIAMNGVKRYNLNGFDEAKFFVDGRSVSKEEFHSIKPENIASMNVIKENKMKGTESEIRIQTKK, via the coding sequence ATGGAAGCAATACTTTTATACTTTGGAAAATTAATTTTATGCTCGGGTGTAATGTTTTTGTACTATCGGTTGTCTTTAAAAGACAAGACATTCCATCACTATAACAGATTTTATCTGCTGGCGGCAATTTTAATATCATTATTACTGCCCCTTATCAAAGTAGAAGATTTTACAATAGAAGTAAATAGTGATATGTATATGCTTCTTGATAAAATTCAGAATTTTAAAACAGAAAAAAAACTTGACAATGGTAACCTTTATTTTAGCATTATTTTTTCAGCTCTGGGACTGGTTTCTCTCTATCTTTTAGGGAAGCTGCTCTATGGAATCCTTAAGATTCAGCAGTTTAAAGCACAGTTTCAGAAAGAAAGTTTTGACGGGATCAATTTTTACCGTACAAACCTCACCGAAGCCCCATTTTCTTACTTTAAAAACCTTTTCTGGAAGAATACCATCACACTGGATTCTGAAATAGGAGAGCAAATTTTAAAGCACGAAATGGTACATATTGAACAGAAGCATTCATTTGATAAGATTCTTATTGAAGTTACTACAGCTATTTTCTGGTTCAATCCGTTCTTTCATATCATTAAAAGAGAAATTAGTTTAATTCATGAATATCTGGCTGATAAAAAAGCCGTAAAGAATTCGGACACCAAAGCATTTGCGCAGATGCTTTTAGCAAGCCACTTTTCCGGAACACAGCTGGCTGTTGCAAGTCCGTTTCTAAGTTCAAACCTTAAAAAAAGACTTAAAATGTTACAAAAACCAAAAACCAAATTTGGGTATGCGCATAGAATCCTAGCGTTACCAGTTTTATTTACAATAGCTTTTGCTTATTTGGTAAATGCTAAAAACAGAGAAATTGAAGAAACAAACCTTTCTATTAAAAAAGCAGTTTCAGAGATTAAGATAGACACGGTAAAAGAAAAAACAGAACAAAAGGAGATTACGGAACCTACAACAAAATCACCTGGTGACAATGAAAGGTTGGCTGAGCTTGAAAGAAAATTAAGTGAAAAGGAAAACGAACTAAGTAATTTGAGTCCAGACAGCGAAGCATTTGATAAAAAAGTTGAGGAAATAGGTACCCTGGCATCAGAGATAGGAGGTATTGCAGCATCTATAGAAGTTGATGAATATTTCAACTCTGCTGAATGGAAGAATCAAATGAAAGAGCTTGAAAACCTGAATCCTCTTGATAAAAAGGAACTTCGTAAAATTAAACGAGAAGCAGCGAAAGCAGGTAGAGAAGCTGCAAAAGCCGCAAAAGAAGCCAGCAAAATTGGAATAGAAGCAGGAAGAATAGGTAGGGAAGCTGCTGAGCAGGCAAGAATTGAAGGAGAAAAAGCCAGAAAAGAAGGAGAGCTTGCAAGAATAGCTGGAGAACAGGCGAGAATAAATGGAGAAGCTGCAAGAAAAGCCGGAGAAGAAGCCCGAAAAATAGGAGCAAAGGCAAGAATTGAAGCTCAGAAAATAGCAGCTGAAGCTGTTGGCAGGGATTTTAAGGAAATTAATTTCACAAAAGCAGGTACTTCACCTAACGTAATGGTTTTGCAGGCTGATTTCATTAAAAAAGACGGAAATGGAAACATTGCCATGAATGGAGTCAAAAGATATAATTTGAATGGTTTTGATGAGGCTAAGTTTTTCGTAGACGGAAGATCGGTTTCCAAAGAGGAGTTTCATTCAATAAAACCTGAAAATATCGCAAGTATGAATGTCATTAAGGAAAATAAAATGAAAGGTACTGAGAGCGAAATAAGAATTCAGACAAAGAAATAA
- a CDS encoding BlaI/MecI/CopY family transcriptional regulator: MKHQTLTKAEEQVMQYLWKLEKGFLKDVLDLFPEPKPHTNTVSTILKVLKDKEFVDYDVHGRQHEYFPLVTKEQYSGKTMKSLVKNYFKGSYKSAVSFLVEKNEMTVEDLEMLLDELKKKN, translated from the coding sequence ATGAAACATCAAACTTTAACAAAGGCAGAGGAACAGGTAATGCAGTATTTATGGAAATTGGAGAAAGGATTTCTTAAAGATGTTCTTGATCTTTTTCCGGAACCCAAACCGCATACAAATACCGTTTCTACCATTTTAAAAGTATTGAAAGACAAGGAATTCGTAGATTATGACGTACATGGGAGACAACATGAATATTTTCCGTTGGTTACAAAAGAACAGTACTCTGGAAAAACAATGAAAAGCCTTGTAAAAAACTATTTTAAAGGTTCTTATAAAAGTGCCGTTTCATTCCTGGTAGAAAAAAATGAAATGACAGTAGAGGATCTTGAAATGCTTTTAGACGAACTTAAAAAGAAAAACTAA
- a CDS encoding PepSY-associated TM helix domain-containing protein: protein MQKIGQKKSKGTLKKYILKAHLWLGLLSGIIVLIVSLSGAFFVFNEDITAALRKEHTFHGEKDIQHKKPIPIRELKDLVNAQLKDEIVKTEEVTIPIDPARSYQFSLLKSNRDGWNHFNTFIVYKNVYVNQYTGKVLAIYDVRNNPFFICMTLHRSLLLSNKVGGTIVGISTIIFVIMLITGIILWWPKNKKMRDQRLWFRWEKVKGWRRKNYDVHNILGFYTSFLAIIVAITGIMYSFRITQVWLYALLNGFSSATPDYSQYKTTAPESVETATTIDRIIEEVKTHYPKAYSFGIDLEDHAEADHQHDNLSIWIKEKEFTYAESSMMIFDEHSGKLLFSRPHKDKPMAERATDATYDLHVGAFFGMPGKILAFIMSLFCASLPVTGFMIWWGRRNKKKTTT from the coding sequence ATGCAAAAGATTGGCCAAAAGAAGTCCAAGGGTACCCTTAAAAAATATATTCTGAAAGCTCATTTGTGGCTCGGACTGCTTTCCGGGATCATTGTATTAATAGTTTCTTTATCTGGTGCTTTTTTTGTTTTCAATGAAGACATTACTGCTGCATTGCGTAAGGAGCACACATTTCATGGAGAAAAGGATATTCAGCATAAGAAGCCTATTCCTATACGTGAGTTAAAAGACTTGGTGAATGCCCAACTAAAAGATGAAATCGTAAAAACAGAGGAAGTTACAATTCCTATAGATCCTGCCCGTTCCTACCAATTCTCGTTGCTCAAAAGTAACAGGGATGGCTGGAACCACTTCAATACTTTCATTGTCTATAAAAACGTTTATGTAAATCAATATACCGGAAAGGTACTTGCGATATATGATGTAAGAAACAATCCCTTTTTTATCTGTATGACCTTGCATCGCTCATTGCTGCTTAGCAATAAGGTCGGAGGCACTATTGTAGGAATATCTACTATTATCTTTGTAATAATGCTCATTACCGGTATTATCCTGTGGTGGCCAAAGAATAAAAAAATGCGTGACCAGCGCCTATGGTTCCGCTGGGAGAAAGTAAAAGGTTGGCGACGCAAGAACTACGATGTACACAACATCCTTGGTTTTTATACCTCCTTTCTTGCCATTATTGTAGCGATTACCGGTATCATGTATTCGTTCCGTATCACCCAAGTGTGGCTATATGCATTACTTAATGGTTTTTCTTCAGCTACTCCGGATTACAGCCAGTATAAAACAACCGCTCCGGAATCTGTTGAAACAGCAACAACTATAGACCGCATCATAGAAGAGGTAAAAACTCATTACCCGAAAGCATATTCTTTTGGAATTGATCTGGAAGATCATGCTGAGGCAGATCACCAACACGATAATTTAAGCATCTGGATCAAGGAAAAAGAATTCACTTATGCTGAGTCTTCCATGATGATTTTCGATGAACATTCAGGAAAGCTTCTATTTAGCCGTCCGCATAAAGACAAACCTATGGCTGAAAGAGCTACAGATGCTACCTATGATTTGCACGTGGGAGCCTTCTTCGGAATGCCGGGAAAAATACTGGCATTTATAATGAGTCTATTCTGTGCCTCGTTGCCAGTAACCGGATTTATGATCTGGTGGGGACGAAGAAATAAAAAGAAAACAACAACCTAA
- a CDS encoding TonB-dependent receptor domain-containing protein encodes MKKHYIWLPLMASLNAYGQTESLTDSLQTEKISEISGIVVKGSKAVFQQKADKMIFNVENSVLSDGTTVLELLGKTPGVVVSQEGELSLRGKKGVSVMINGKLSSLSTKELANLLRSTNSTLVKNIEIIANPSSKYDAAGNAGIINIVLKKSSSEGLSGNYYLNGGRGRKNRINTGLSLNYAHNKLSLHGDYSYTFRGEEERRDFNQIFFDEKQPQQMTRRTDQNSITNEPLTSNNFKFGADYTLSDKTTIGALFDAKIGRYEDFSSGENRIFQPVDNLFAHVLSDNKSKENWYDYTYNLKGTHIFNDKDYKVDVDLEYETSRFNSHQNQLSNALVNQGTEKFNNRRGSIASRLKVFNAKVDFTLPFSEMHSLETGLKSTIKSNNNPSEYFIQQVEDWINDDKASNEYVYKEQIHALYANYKLNLTKWTFQLGLRTEMTHTDINQKTSQEQRKRDYTNLFPSASIKYQMDDEHGFYASYSKRINRPSHFDLNPFRFYDDPFNYWQGNPNLNPEFTHATELGYTWGKYIIASAYFSVTNDVMTEVYNYQPDTGILVKTQDNLNKSYVYGANITATTKLFSFWSLTSMLNIFNNEYKGNYQNYSVNSSQLAFTLNAQNSFNIAKGVKAEANAQYFSKSNIGLFIRDAYFDLTLGVSKTLWKDKATVKLAVTDLLKTNNYRVTGDNFSSTIRQKYNLDSRVVTLSFNYKL; translated from the coding sequence ATGAAGAAACACTATATATGGTTACCTTTAATGGCAAGTCTGAACGCCTATGGACAGACGGAAAGTCTGACCGATTCTTTGCAGACAGAAAAAATATCAGAGATTAGCGGTATTGTAGTAAAAGGTAGCAAAGCGGTCTTTCAGCAGAAAGCCGATAAAATGATTTTTAATGTAGAAAATAGTGTATTGTCTGATGGCACTACTGTACTGGAATTACTGGGCAAAACACCGGGTGTAGTGGTTTCGCAGGAAGGCGAGCTATCCTTACGTGGTAAAAAAGGAGTAAGTGTAATGATTAATGGTAAACTGAGTTCTCTTTCTACTAAGGAACTGGCCAACTTATTGCGCTCTACCAACTCTACACTGGTAAAGAATATTGAAATTATTGCTAATCCATCTTCCAAATACGATGCTGCAGGAAATGCAGGTATCATTAACATTGTACTTAAAAAAAGTTCTTCGGAGGGACTTAGTGGTAATTATTATCTGAACGGCGGAAGGGGTCGTAAAAATAGAATTAATACAGGACTGAGTCTGAACTACGCCCACAATAAACTATCTCTTCATGGAGACTACAGCTATACTTTCCGTGGCGAGGAAGAAAGGCGAGACTTTAACCAGATTTTCTTTGATGAAAAACAACCTCAACAAATGACGAGGAGAACAGATCAGAATTCAATAACCAATGAGCCTTTAACCTCCAACAACTTTAAATTCGGGGCAGACTACACTCTTAGTGATAAAACAACTATTGGTGCTTTATTTGATGCTAAAATAGGACGATATGAAGACTTTTCTAGTGGTGAAAACAGAATATTTCAACCTGTGGATAATTTGTTTGCTCATGTACTTTCGGATAACAAAAGCAAAGAAAACTGGTATGACTATACTTATAATCTAAAGGGTACACACATCTTCAATGATAAGGATTATAAGGTAGATGTGGATCTGGAATATGAAACTTCACGCTTTAATTCCCATCAGAATCAGCTTTCAAATGCATTGGTGAATCAGGGAACAGAGAAATTTAACAACAGAAGAGGCAGCATTGCTTCCCGCCTGAAAGTCTTTAATGCTAAAGTCGATTTCACTCTTCCTTTTAGTGAGATGCACAGCCTTGAAACAGGTCTGAAGTCTACGATAAAGTCTAACAACAATCCCTCGGAGTATTTTATACAACAGGTTGAAGACTGGATAAATGATGATAAAGCAAGCAATGAATATGTGTACAAAGAGCAAATCCATGCACTGTATGCCAACTACAAGCTGAATTTAACGAAGTGGACATTCCAACTGGGATTGAGAACGGAAATGACGCACACGGACATTAACCAGAAGACTTCCCAGGAGCAGCGAAAAAGAGATTATACCAACCTATTCCCGAGTGCATCCATCAAATATCAAATGGATGATGAGCATGGATTCTACGCTTCGTACAGTAAAAGGATCAACAGACCGAGTCACTTCGATCTGAATCCGTTCCGTTTTTATGATGATCCATTCAACTATTGGCAAGGAAACCCGAATCTGAATCCGGAGTTCACCCACGCAACAGAATTGGGTTATACATGGGGAAAATACATTATAGCTTCAGCTTATTTTAGTGTAACAAACGATGTAATGACAGAAGTATACAACTACCAGCCGGATACAGGAATTCTGGTAAAGACTCAGGATAACCTGAATAAGTCTTATGTATATGGTGCCAACATAACGGCAACTACAAAGCTTTTCAGTTTCTGGTCACTTACTTCCATGCTTAATATATTCAACAATGAGTATAAGGGAAATTACCAGAATTACTCGGTAAACAGTTCACAGCTGGCATTTACACTGAATGCTCAAAATAGCTTTAATATTGCAAAAGGGGTGAAAGCTGAGGCTAATGCACAATATTTCTCGAAATCGAACATTGGCTTATTTATCCGTGATGCTTACTTTGACCTGACATTAGGAGTTTCTAAAACATTATGGAAGGATAAAGCAACAGTAAAACTAGCGGTAACAGACTTATTAAAAACAAATAACTACCGTGTAACGGGAGATAATTTCAGCTCTACAATCCGACAAAAATACAATCTGGACAGCCGTGTAGTAACGTTGTCATTCAATTACAAGCTTTAG